A section of the Oreochromis aureus strain Israel breed Guangdong linkage group 22, ZZ_aureus, whole genome shotgun sequence genome encodes:
- the LOC116320483 gene encoding digestive cysteine proteinase 2-like, with protein MQLWYIAAIFLCAVAGTEAKAVHSLPDFGKSYHVKGIISLPYAEIEEPFEAWLDLTAKSSRIDYYHGQVLTYQLASEQQYGTAYKISPETTEEELNVMKCFQINGTKDEAVTPQAALPDLQDFQFLRVEYYRGSLCQVWQNVTTVGYKKNTYTLWVTHSERGADGGKDTPIPIHYEMMGYNTLLGSHYDKYLVEYKEFSTEVNPKVFLLPEGMSCGGFPGPGVEHHMLANPMKDLIHTSASGQSQRMFSHFKDKFQRQYNDEREHEKREHAFVLNLRYIHSKNRAGMSFSLALNSLSDRTMSELATMRGRKRGKTPNRGLPFPFKAYERVNLPESLDWRLYGAVTPVKDQAICGSCWSFATTGAVEGALFVKTGSLQVLSQQMLVDCSWGFGNNGCDGGEEWRAYEWIMKHGGIATTETYGAYMGMNGFCHVDSSKLTARIQSYTNVTSGDQLALKMALFKNGPVAVSIDASHRSFVFYSHGVYYEPACGNTVDDLDHAVLAVGYGTLNGEPYWLIKNSWSTYWGNDGYILMSMKDNNCGVATDATYVTLA; from the exons ATGCAGCTTTGGTAcattgcagctatttttttgtGCGCTGTCGCTG GTACAGAGGCAAAGGCAGTACATAGCCTTCCTGATTTTGGAAAGAGCTATCACGTCAAAG GAATCATCTCTCTGCCCTATGCTGAAATCGAGGAACCATTTGAGGCCTGGTTAGACCTAACAGCAAAGTCAAGCCGAATAGACTACTACCACG GCCAGGTTTTGACTTACCAGTTAGCATCAGAGCAGCAGTATGGCACTGCCTATAAGATCTCGCCTGAGACCACTGAAGAGGAGCTAAATGTGATGAAGTGCTTCCAGATTAATGGAACAAAGGACGAAGCAGTCACACCGCAGGCTGCGCTCCCCGATTTGCAGGACTTCcag TTCCTGAGGGTGGAGTACTACAGAGGTTCCCTGTGTCAAGTCTGGCAGAATGTGACCACTGTGGGTTACAAGAAGAACACGTACACACTGTGGGTGACACATTCAGAGCGAGGTGCAGATGGAGGAAAAGACACCCCCATTCCCATTCACTATGAGATGATGGGATACAACACTCTGCTGGGGTCCCATTATGACAAGTACTTGGTGGAATACAAGGAGTTCAGCACTGAGGTGAACCCCAAAGTCTTCCTGCTGCCTGAAG GCATGAGTTGTGGTGGGTTTCCTGGTCCCGGAGTGGAGCACCACATGTTGGCCAATCCAATGAAAGATCTCATCCACACCTCAGCGTCAGGCCAGTCACAGCGCATGTTCAGCCATTTCAAGGACAAGTTCCAGCGGCAGTACAACGATGAAAGGGAGCACGAGAAGAGGGAGCATGCTTTTGTTCTTAACCTACG GTATATTCACTCTAAGAACAGAGCGGGCATGTCTTTCTCTCTGGCTCTGAACTCTCTGTCAGATCGCACCATGTCTGAGCTGGCAACCATGAGGGGAAGAAAAAGGGGAAAGACCCCAAACAGAGGGCTCCCCTTCCCCTTCAAAGCTTATGAAAGAGTAAATCTTCCCGAGTCACTCGACTGGAGGCTTTATG GCGCTGTGACCCCAGTAAAGGACCAGGCCATCTGTGGCTCCTGCTGGAGCTTTGCCACCACTGGAGCAGTAGAGGGCGCTCTCTTCGTAAAG ACGGGCTCCCTGCAGGTTCTGTCTCAGCAGATGCTGGTTGACTGCTCCTGGGGTTTCGGTAATAACGGCTGCGATGGCGGGGAGGAGTGGAGGGCGTACGAGTGGATCATGAAGCACGGAGGCATCGCCACAACGGAAACATATGGCGCCTACATGGGAATG AACGGATTTTGCCACGTGGACTCATCCAAGCTCACCGCACGTATCCAGAGCTACACGAACGTCACGTCTGGCGATCAACTGGCCCTCAAGATGGCGCTCTTCAAAAACGGCCCCGTGGCCGTGAGCATCGACGCATCTCACCGCTCGTTTGTTTTCTACAGCCACGGCGTCTACTATGAACCTGCTTGTg GGAACACTGTGGATGATCTGGACCATGCTGTGCTCGCAGTGGGATATGGCACCCTGAATGGAGAGCCATACTGGCTCATCAAGAACTCTTGGTCCACATACTGGGGCAATGATGGCTACATCCTCATGTCTATGAAGGATAACAACTGTGGTGTTGCCACTGATGCTACATATGTTACACTGGCATAG